A section of the Saliniramus fredricksonii genome encodes:
- the cheB gene encoding chemotaxis-specific protein-glutamate methyltransferase CheB, protein MSIATASNQGSVTATPMRIMVVDDSVVIRGLTARWLEEAGHKVVATCNNGRVAVDQIARAKPEIVLLDIEMPEMDGITALPLLLAKCPGVSVVVVSTLTQRNAQTSLKCLSLGAVDYLAKPESHRGVSTSVTFRHDLMIKIEGLAARHRDGVDAAMTPAMSAGMAAGMSASGAGARPIAAPGARTFRVERGAPGAAAGPSGRQFLRAPPAGGAGTSASARPGPAGHVPTAAPSYARAPAAPSRAAPTLRPVASNTPKRVLVVGASTGGPRAVGEFLTGLGPQLRHLPVLVVQHMPPVFTAVFAEHLGAQTGLPAAEAQDGEALQPGRIYVAPGGRHMGLRRNGGSGIALRLDDGAPVNFCKPAVDVLFFDAATIFGAQVLSVVLTGMGSDGTHGARAIGEAGGAVIVQDEATSTVWGMPGSIAKAGLAHEILPLRDMAGAARRYLGGSR, encoded by the coding sequence ATGTCCATCGCGACAGCTTCGAATCAGGGATCCGTCACCGCAACGCCGATGCGGATCATGGTCGTCGACGACAGCGTGGTGATCCGCGGTCTGACGGCGCGCTGGCTCGAAGAGGCCGGCCACAAGGTGGTCGCGACCTGCAATAACGGCCGGGTCGCCGTCGACCAGATCGCCCGCGCAAAGCCGGAAATCGTGCTGCTCGACATCGAGATGCCGGAGATGGACGGCATCACCGCGCTGCCTTTGCTGCTCGCGAAATGCCCCGGCGTCTCCGTCGTCGTGGTCTCGACGCTCACCCAGCGCAATGCGCAGACCTCGCTCAAATGTCTCTCCCTCGGCGCCGTCGATTATCTCGCCAAACCCGAAAGCCACCGCGGTGTCTCCACCTCGGTGACCTTCCGACATGATCTGATGATCAAGATCGAGGGCCTTGCCGCGCGTCATCGCGACGGCGTCGATGCGGCGATGACGCCGGCCATGTCTGCGGGAATGGCTGCGGGGATGTCTGCAAGCGGGGCAGGGGCCCGCCCGATAGCCGCGCCCGGCGCACGGACCTTCCGCGTCGAGCGCGGCGCCCCGGGTGCCGCCGCCGGACCGAGCGGTCGACAATTCCTGCGCGCACCCCCGGCAGGAGGGGCTGGCACATCCGCATCCGCCCGACCCGGCCCGGCGGGGCATGTGCCGACAGCCGCGCCCTCATATGCGCGTGCGCCCGCCGCCCCTTCCCGTGCGGCGCCGACCCTGCGGCCCGTGGCCTCGAACACGCCCAAGCGCGTGCTGGTCGTGGGTGCCTCGACGGGCGGTCCGCGCGCCGTGGGCGAGTTTCTCACGGGGCTTGGCCCGCAACTGCGTCATTTGCCGGTTCTGGTCGTACAGCACATGCCGCCGGTCTTCACCGCCGTCTTCGCCGAGCATCTCGGGGCGCAGACGGGGCTGCCTGCAGCCGAGGCGCAGGACGGCGAAGCCTTGCAGCCCGGACGGATCTATGTCGCGCCCGGCGGCAGGCATATGGGTCTGCGCCGCAATGGCGGCTCGGGCATCGCGCTGCGCCTCGATGACGGTGCGCCGGTGAACTTCTGCAAGCCGGCTGTCGATGTGCTGTTCTTCGACGCCGCGACGATCTTCGGGGCGCAGGTCCTCTCCGTGGTGCTCACGGGCATGGGGTCCGACGGCACCCATGGCGCGCGCGCCATCGGCGAAGCGGGTGGGGCGGTGATCGTCCAGGACGAGGCGACGAGTACGGTCTGGGGCATGCCCGGATCGATCGCCAAGGCCGGCCTCGCCCATGAAATCCTGCCGCTGCGGGACATGGCTGGCGCGGCACGACGCTATTTGGGTGGGAGCAGGTAA
- a CDS encoding response regulator: MKHCLIVDDSAVIRKVARRILEGLSFRTSEAEDGEQALNRCRSEMPDAVLLDWNMPVMDGYSFLRALRELPGGEAPKVVFCTTENDVGNIARAMRAGADEYIMKPFDKEIMTAKMQEVGLV, from the coding sequence ATGAAGCATTGCCTGATCGTCGACGATTCAGCCGTCATCCGCAAGGTTGCGCGGCGCATTCTGGAGGGGCTCTCCTTCCGCACCTCGGAGGCCGAGGACGGCGAGCAGGCGCTGAACCGCTGCCGCTCCGAGATGCCGGATGCTGTCCTGCTCGACTGGAACATGCCCGTGATGGACGGCTATTCCTTCCTGCGGGCATTGCGCGAATTGCCCGGCGGTGAGGCGCCGAAAGTGGTGTTCTGCACCACCGAGAACGACGTCGGCAATATCGCCCGGGCCATGCGCGCCGGCGCGGACGAGTACATCATGAAACCCTTCGACAAGGAGATCATGACCGCCAAGATGCAGGAAGTCGGGCTCGTCTGA
- a CDS encoding chemotaxis protein CheW yields MMAANVNDAGRDGRAVQEYEEFVTVMLGDQMFGLPIDRVHDVFIASSLTTVPLAPREIMGLLNLRGRVVTAMCLRRRLGLPDRDEGAQDMAVGLERNGESYGLLVDSVGEVMKLSTETHEASPVHMDQAWVKLSRGVHRLDGRLLIILDVDAVLAFDAESRAA; encoded by the coding sequence ATGATGGCCGCCAACGTGAACGATGCCGGGCGCGACGGGCGCGCGGTGCAGGAATACGAGGAATTTGTCACCGTCATGCTGGGTGACCAGATGTTCGGTCTGCCGATCGACCGGGTGCACGATGTCTTCATCGCCTCCTCACTCACCACCGTGCCGCTGGCTCCGCGCGAGATCATGGGACTGCTCAATCTGCGCGGTCGCGTCGTCACCGCGATGTGTCTGCGCCGACGCCTCGGCCTGCCCGATCGCGACGAGGGCGCCCAGGACATGGCCGTCGGCCTCGAGCGCAACGGCGAATCCTACGGGTTGCTGGTCGATTCCGTCGGCGAGGTGATGAAGCTCTCCACCGAGACGCATGAGGCCAGTCCGGTCCATATGGATCAGGCCTGGGTCAAGCTCTCGCGCGGCGTTCACCGCCTCGACGGGCGGCTCCTGATCATCCTCGATGTCGATGCGGTTCTCGCCTTCGACGCCGAATCCCGCGCAGCCTGA
- a CDS encoding hybrid sensor histidine kinase/response regulator, with the protein MDDLLREFLTETGEHLDTVDVELVRFEQDPNNETILRNIFRLVHTIKGTCGFLGLPRLEALAHAAETLMGKFRDGHPVTTDAVSLILQTLDRIKEIVAELERTAAEPEGEDQDLIGALDAMSNADPEALVSQQAGSAQVSSEAPADTAADDAPEAGGFVFQQLERDLLPGEIPLDELERAFMEAPGPDDEEGVLEEIEAPVVMEGRVLGEPDEAPVEEAVAGAPVAAAAPVVDDRPAESKPAPAAKKPEVKDNPGNAGAEQNVAKVQTIRVNVDTLEHLMTMVSELVLTRNQLLEIARREDDSGYKVPLQRLSHVTAELQEGVMKTRMQPIGTAWQKLPRVIRDLSSELGKKIELVMQGADTELDRQVLEVIKDPLTHMIRNSADHGIEDAEARRAAGKPERGTIRLNAYHEGGTITIEIADDGKGLNYDAIARKIVSQGLATEAEIERMSEAQMAKYIFHPGFSTAAQVTAVSGRGVGMDVVKTNIELIGGTVEIRSEQGKGTVFTIKIPLTLAIVAALIVSAQDQRFAIPQVSVLELVRVKNGSDHQIERINGTPVLRLRDRLLPIVPIGKVLGLDGAEANPGDEGFVVVSQVGRQRFGILVDGVFHTEEIVVKPMATKLRHIPMFSGNTILGDGAVVLIIDPNGIAKMVGQGSGDTQFGVEAAEDMEESNDNESTTLLVFRGGGETHKAVPLSLVTRLEEIDAAKIEWVGGRPLIQYRGKLMPLVPADPAIAIKSEGPQALVVFSDGERAMGLVVDEIVDIIDDVLDIELVADRPDLLGSAVLRGRATEIVNVVHYLPLAHEDWTSGAPVKNPKDARTVLLVDDSSFFREMLSPVLKAAGYRVITAAGTEQALAALNADRRVDAIVADVDMPGRDGFALIRAVRAQARLSRLPVIALSSAVTPEAIEEARKLDISEFIAKFDRSGLVAALAETEAQLGEAA; encoded by the coding sequence ATGGATGATCTTTTGCGCGAATTTCTGACCGAGACCGGCGAGCACCTCGATACGGTCGATGTCGAACTGGTTCGCTTCGAACAGGATCCCAACAACGAGACGATCCTGAGGAACATCTTCCGGCTCGTCCACACCATCAAGGGGACCTGCGGGTTCCTCGGCCTGCCGCGTCTCGAGGCGCTGGCGCATGCGGCCGAGACCCTGATGGGCAAGTTCCGTGACGGCCACCCGGTCACCACCGATGCCGTCTCGCTGATCCTGCAGACGCTGGACCGGATCAAGGAGATCGTCGCCGAGCTCGAGCGCACCGCCGCCGAGCCGGAGGGCGAGGATCAGGATCTGATCGGCGCGCTCGACGCGATGTCCAATGCCGACCCCGAAGCGCTCGTGTCGCAACAAGCCGGCAGCGCGCAAGTGTCGTCCGAAGCGCCCGCTGATACAGCGGCGGATGATGCTCCGGAAGCGGGCGGATTCGTCTTCCAGCAGCTGGAGCGGGACCTTCTCCCCGGTGAAATTCCTCTCGACGAGCTGGAGCGTGCCTTCATGGAAGCGCCCGGTCCCGATGACGAGGAGGGTGTGCTCGAAGAGATCGAAGCGCCCGTCGTGATGGAGGGCCGCGTGCTCGGCGAACCCGACGAGGCGCCGGTCGAAGAGGCTGTCGCCGGGGCGCCGGTCGCCGCTGCGGCACCCGTCGTCGATGACAGGCCCGCCGAAAGCAAGCCGGCGCCGGCTGCGAAGAAGCCCGAGGTGAAGGACAATCCCGGCAATGCCGGCGCGGAGCAGAACGTCGCCAAGGTCCAGACCATCCGGGTCAATGTCGATACGCTCGAGCATCTCATGACGATGGTCTCCGAGCTGGTGCTCACCCGCAACCAGCTGCTCGAGATCGCAAGGCGCGAGGATGACAGCGGCTACAAGGTGCCGCTGCAGCGCCTCTCGCATGTCACCGCCGAGCTGCAGGAAGGCGTCATGAAGACGCGCATGCAGCCCATCGGCACCGCCTGGCAGAAACTGCCGCGCGTCATTCGCGATCTCTCTTCCGAACTCGGCAAGAAGATCGAGCTGGTGATGCAGGGCGCCGATACCGAGCTCGACCGCCAGGTGCTCGAAGTCATCAAGGACCCGCTGACGCACATGATCCGCAATTCGGCGGATCACGGCATCGAGGATGCCGAGGCGCGCCGCGCCGCCGGCAAGCCCGAGCGCGGCACCATCCGTCTCAACGCCTATCATGAAGGCGGCACCATCACGATCGAGATCGCCGATGATGGCAAGGGCCTGAACTACGACGCGATCGCGCGCAAGATCGTTTCGCAGGGGCTCGCCACCGAGGCGGAAATCGAGCGGATGAGCGAAGCCCAGATGGCCAAGTACATCTTCCATCCCGGCTTCTCGACCGCCGCCCAGGTTACCGCCGTGTCCGGGCGCGGTGTCGGCATGGATGTGGTCAAGACCAATATCGAGCTGATCGGCGGTACGGTCGAGATCCGCTCCGAGCAGGGCAAGGGCACGGTCTTCACCATCAAGATCCCGCTGACGCTGGCCATCGTGGCCGCCCTGATCGTCTCCGCTCAGGATCAGCGATTCGCCATTCCTCAGGTTTCGGTTCTGGAACTCGTGCGTGTCAAGAACGGTTCGGATCACCAGATCGAGCGCATCAACGGGACCCCGGTCCTGCGCCTGCGCGACCGGCTTCTGCCGATCGTGCCGATCGGGAAGGTGCTCGGTCTCGACGGGGCGGAGGCCAATCCGGGCGATGAGGGTTTCGTCGTGGTCTCGCAGGTCGGGCGTCAGCGCTTCGGTATCCTGGTGGACGGCGTCTTCCACACCGAGGAAATCGTGGTCAAGCCGATGGCGACCAAGCTGCGCCATATCCCGATGTTCTCCGGCAACACCATCCTCGGCGACGGTGCCGTGGTGCTGATCATCGATCCCAACGGCATCGCGAAGATGGTCGGGCAGGGTTCGGGTGATACCCAGTTCGGTGTCGAGGCGGCTGAGGACATGGAAGAGAGCAACGACAACGAATCGACGACCCTGCTGGTTTTCCGCGGTGGTGGCGAGACCCACAAGGCGGTGCCGCTTTCGCTGGTCACACGCCTCGAGGAAATCGATGCTGCCAAGATCGAATGGGTCGGCGGACGCCCGCTGATCCAGTATCGTGGCAAGCTGATGCCACTGGTGCCGGCCGATCCGGCCATCGCGATCAAGAGCGAGGGGCCGCAGGCGCTGGTCGTGTTCTCCGACGGGGAGCGGGCCATGGGGCTGGTGGTCGACGAGATTGTCGACATCATCGACGACGTGCTCGACATCGAACTCGTCGCGGACCGCCCGGATCTACTTGGCTCCGCCGTGCTGCGCGGGCGCGCCACCGAGATCGTCAACGTGGTGCATTACCTGCCGCTTGCCCACGAGGACTGGACCTCCGGGGCGCCGGTCAAGAATCCCAAGGATGCCCGCACGGTGCTGCTGGTGGATGATTCCTCCTTCTTCCGTGAAATGCTCAGCCCCGTGCTCAAGGCCGCCGGTTACCGTGTCATCACGGCGGCGGGCACCGAGCAGGCGCTTGCCGCCCTCAATGCCGACCGCCGCGTCGACGCGATCGTCGCCGATGTCGACATGCCGGGCCGCGACGGTTTTGCGCTGATCCGCGCCGTGCGGGCCCAGGCGCGGCTGTCGCGCCTGCCGGTGATCGCCCTGTCTTCCGCCGTCACGCCGGAGGCGATCGAGGAGGCGCGCAAGCTCGATATCTCGGAATTCATCGCGAAATTCGACCGGAGCGGTCTCGTCGCCGCTCTCGCCGAAACCGAAGCCCAGCTGGGAGAAGCCGCATGA